The Ranitomeya imitator isolate aRanImi1 chromosome 3, aRanImi1.pri, whole genome shotgun sequence genome has a window encoding:
- the LOC138672287 gene encoding olfactory receptor 8U9-like has protein sequence MAEWNNTHFTEFILLGLTDNRKLEIALFVLFLIFYILTITGNLGILVAIRADSRLHTPMYFFLNNLSFLDLCYATVITPKTLVNFMSKSKTIGYKECAVQMYFFAASVTTECFLLGIMAYDRYVAICNPLLYSVVMSKRICLQFVAGAYTLGYLNATIHTITTFRLPFCKTNKIDHFYCDVPPLLKLSCTKTTMNEILMFIFGGFTETSSLTTIIVSYTYIISSILRIRSAEGRKKAFSTCASHFTAVTIFYSTILFMYLRPSSTYSMDQDRVASVFYSVIIPMLNPLIYSLRNNEVAHALKRIKSKYCCKGK, from the coding sequence ATGGCAGAGTGGAACAACACACATTTTACAGAATTCATTCTTCTTGGACTGACAGATAATCGTAAACTCGAGATCGCGCTTTTTGTGCTCTTCCTTATCTTCTACATTCTCACCATTACCGGTAACCTTGGCATCTTAGTGGCTATCAGAGCAGATTCTCGGCTCCACACACCCATGTATTTTTTTCTCAACAATCTATCGTTCTTAGATCTGTGCTATGCCACCGTTATCACGCCCAAAACATTGGTGAATTTTATGTCAAAGTCAAAAACCATTGGTTACAAAGAATGTGCTGTTCAGATGTATTTTTTTGCTGCTTCAGTGACCACTGAATGCTTCTTATTGGGCATCATGGCCTATGATCGCTATGTGGCGATATGCAACCCACTGCTATATTCAGTAGTCATGAGTAAAAGAATTTGTCTGCAGTTTGTGGCTGGGGCATACACTCTGGGATACCTCAATGCCACCATACACACCATCACCACTTTCCGACTCCCATTCTGTAAGACCAACAAGATTGATCATTTCTACTGTGACGTTCCTCCTCTCCTGAAACTGTCATGCACCAAGACCACCATGAATGAAATACTGATGTTTATATTTGGAGGATTTACAGAAACAAGCTCCCTCACCACCATCATAGTCTCCTACACCTACATAATAAGCAGCATCCTTAGAATTCGCTCAGCGGAGGGGAGGAAGAAGGCATTTTCCACCTGCGCTTCTCACTTTACAGCTGTCACTATATTTTACAGCACCATTCTCTTCATGTACTTGAGACCATCTTCCACTTATTCCATGGACCAGGACAGAGTTGCATCTGTGTTTTATAGTGTCATTATACCAATGCTTAATCCTTTGATTTATAGTTTGCGGAACAATGAAGTGGCACACGCCTTAAAGAGAATTAAATCAAAATATTGCTGTAAAGGCAAATAA